The Methanosarcina acetivorans C2A genome includes the window GATTATGCGAAAGTTAGAAAGAGAATTATTTGGTGATGGTAATGTTGTCATTTTTCTCGATGTTGAAAGTATAAATTCTCCACAAAGATTCTTATCTGAAATTATCTTGGAGTTGACTGACTTCAAAGAGTTCAGTATCAAATCTGGGTTTCTACCTAAAATAAAAAATATTTGTAAATTAGTTCAAGATAACATAGAGGAAATAGAGATTCATACGATTTTCAAGGCTAAACTAAGAAGTAGCGTTGAGGAAAGTTTGAAAGAAGACTGGATAGATAAATCTGATGCAGTATTTAGAATGATCAATAATAATAATTTAAATGTCTATTTCATTTTTGATGAATTTCCCATTGCTATCAAAAATATGGATTCAATGGATGCAAAAATATTTTTATCTTGGTTCCGAGGGTTGCGGCAGACCTGTACTCATGTACGTTTTATTGTTGGGGGTTCTGTAAGTATTGAACGTGTCTTGAGAAATGTTGGGGGCACCAATGTCATTAATGATTTTAAAACAATAAGGGTAAATGGTTTTGAAAGGGATGTCGCACTCCAAATTGTCAAAAATGGTTTTGAGGAAGAGGATTGGGAATATACACCTTTATTAGGAAATAAAATCCTAGATTGCGTTGGAGAATCTTATATTCCTTATTTTGTTGGAATTATGCTCAGTGCTATAGTGGACGAGCAAATTATCACCCGTAAGGCTGTAGATAGTGATTTAATTGAAAATGTTTATAATGCTCGTCTCCTTGGGAGTAAAAGTAAGCATTATTTTGATCCTTACTTCGATAGGCTTAGAATTTTTTATCATGAAATGGATGTAAAAGCTGCAAAAGCAATATTAGGAAGAATTTCAACTACAGAAAATTACCCTCTTGAACTTGCTTTTGACGCTTTCCAGCAAGAAACAGGGTCTTATGATTATGAACATTTTTTAGATCTGATTTCTGACCTTGAAAATGATTTCTACATCGAAATCAATAATGGAGAACTTAATTTTTACTCCAAGATGCTCAAAGATTGGTGGAGGATTTTCCATGGAAAGGTCTAAAGGTACTATGTCTGATTGCATCAATTGTAATTCATCTATTGCTGTTAGCACTTCTATTAGCGTTTCTTCTAATAATCCTAAAGGGATCACTTTATACAGGTATTCTCCAGAAAATGTTCCTCCTGAAATTTTAAAAAATATCTTTGTTGGAAGAGATGACCTTTTTGAAAAAACATTTAAAGATCTTGAAACCGCTGGAAAAAATAAAACTCCAAGGTTTTATTTGATTGTAGGTTCGCGAGGAATAGGAAAATCGCATTTTTTAATCATGCTGTATTACAGAATAAAGCAGGAGCTAAGCTCTCTTTACATTCCGATTAAATTTGCAGAAGAAGAATATTCAGTTTACCGAGCTTCAGATTTCTTCTTGAGGGTTTTGCAAGAGAGAAATGAAGATATTTCCGGTATTTTGTCTCTTACTGATGAAGACGAGATCCTTGGTGCTTCTCTTGATAGGCTTAAAGAAATTGCCAAAAAAGAAAATAAAACATATCTGATCTTTG containing:
- a CDS encoding ATP-binding protein, translating into MMPVGSPAIGEDFVDREQEIKQILATLRKDNVLLAAPRRFGKTSIMRKLERELFGDGNVVIFLDVESINSPQRFLSEIILELTDFKEFSIKSGFLPKIKNICKLVQDNIEEIEIHTIFKAKLRSSVEESLKEDWIDKSDAVFRMINNNNLNVYFIFDEFPIAIKNMDSMDAKIFLSWFRGLRQTCTHVRFIVGGSVSIERVLRNVGGTNVINDFKTIRVNGFERDVALQIVKNGFEEEDWEYTPLLGNKILDCVGESYIPYFVGIMLSAIVDEQIITRKAVDSDLIENVYNARLLGSKSKHYFDPYFDRLRIFYHEMDVKAAKAILGRISTTENYPLELAFDAFQQETGSYDYEHFLDLISDLENDFYIEINNGELNFYSKMLKDWWRIFHGKV